In the Psychrilyobacter piezotolerans genome, GAAAAAGTATCTCGTATTAAAGGCGAAACCTTTAGAACCTTTCTTTGCCACCAATTTACACTAATTTATAAAACTTTTATAGCTATTACACAGTAGTTTTTATTTTTTTGTCACAGATTACACAGATTTTCTCAGATTTATAAAATCAAAATCTTTTTTTCTCTTTATCACGAACGACATAAATGATATACGAATATTAAACGATGTTCACGATTATAAAAATTAAGTGTATGGAAAACTTGATTTTAAATGTGAATTCAATAAAAAAAATTAAATGTATACATAAATTTTTATGATATAATTACAGTAATAAATACAGAAATAAAAGGAGAAATAATCATGGCTAAAAGATGGGATGAAAGAATATCTGATTATAAAAACGCATTGGAACGTTTAAATGAGGCTATAGAAGAAAGTAAAACAATAAACTCCTCTACCATAAGAGATGGTGTTATACAGAGATTTGAATTTACACTGGAATTATCCTGGAAAGTGATGAAATATTTCCTTAATTCCGAAGGTCTTACAGAAGCCAAAGCTCCCAAAAGTACTATTCGGGCAGGATTTAATAATGAAGTTATAAAAAATGCCAAATTGTGGATAGATATGATAGAGGATAGAAACCTGACTACCCATACTTACTCCCAATCAACTTCTGATGAAATATATGAAAAAATCATTCACTCCTATTACAAAGAATTAAAAGTTTTTTATCTAAATATGAAAGATAAAGAGGTGGAATAATGTTTGGATTAGAGAAGAGATCCGAGGAAGAATTAAGAGCTATTTTAATTCTACACGGGGTAGAAAAAGCAGTTATTTTTGGTTCCAGAGGAAGTAAAAAATATAAAAAAACTTCCGACATAGATATCGCTGTATTTGGTGATTTTACCAGCACAGAAATAAACTTAATGAGATGGGATATAGAGGAAAGCAGGATAATATATTTTGTAGATTTAGTTCACTTTGAAAAAGTAACAGATGAGGAGTTTAAAAAGAGTATTTTAGAAGGAAAAGAGTTCAAAATATATTAAGAATAGAGTCTGATTTAGCGGTATTAAATAGAACGCGGATGACACAGATCTATATGGATTTTTACTGATTTTTTTTGTTTTAAACCCAATTTTGACGCAGACTAAATTCTGACTTTGATATTCTGACTTTTCTTCAGATTTTAAAAGTGAAGTTTATAGTCGTTGAGCTTCAGCAGTACTGTTTCTACAACAACGATCGTGTATTACTCCACTAAGACAAGATGGTTTTAGCTTCGTTTTCTCTGTTATGAGATTCATATTTAAAATTTATTCTAAAGTTAGAATTAATTTTGATATTCATGAAATCTCCATAAGAAGAAAGAGTAAGGAAACTTCTTGAATTTTTCCGTTAGCTTTTTTTTCCACATTTAAAATTTATTCTATAAATTAGAATAAACTTTAATAATCGTGGCATCAAGGTAACTCGTATTAAGGGCGAAACCCTTAGATTTTTCTCTTTGCCACTAATTATCACGAATAAACCTTCAGCACGAAGAATAGAGATAAAGAGCATACTAAGTGTATCAAAACACTTACACAAAGCTCACAAAGGAATAACTAAAAAGATCACTAAGAAAATCTTTTCTTGGTTAGAACCTTCTACCTTTGACGCAGACTAGAATCTGACTTTGATATTCTGACTTTTCTTTAGATTTTTAAAAATGAAGTTTATAGTCGTTACACTTCAGCTCTACTGTTTCTACAACAACGATCGTGACTTACTCACTAAGACAACATATAAACCTTCTTGAACTCTTTCGTTAATTTTTCTTTCCCACATTTAAAATTTATTCTAAAGTTAGAATCAATTTTAATACTCGTGGTATCAAAGTGACCCGTATTAAAGATGGAATCTTTAGAATCTAATTTTTGCCACCAAGGTTATACGAATATTAAACTTCTTTATCATTTAATAAAGAAATTTAAATGTATCACTAATTTATAAATTTTTACTGCTACAGCACAGAAGTTCTTAATTTTTTTGTCACATAACTGAAACTTAGAGTTATGAATATAACTCTGTAGTTGAACTTAGTCAGATATTAGAGATTATTTGAAATTACAATCTCAATATTCCTGTAGATTACACAGATTTTCTCAGATTTATAAAATTAAAAGGCTTCATCACAAAGAAATGAGATAATGAGACACACTAAGGGAATCTTTTCTTCTTGGTTTTAAATTCCGAAGTTTATAGTCGTCCAACTTTAGCAGTACTGTTCCAACAACAACGATCGTGACTTACTCACTAAGAAAATTTATACTCCCTAAATTTAATAGCTATAGCTCCGGCACTTCCTCCCAGTGTATCTATCAGTACATCGGTAAACTGTGCTCCCCTGCCAGGGACAAAGTGCTGATGAAATTCGTCTATTCCTCCCAGGATAAATACTATGAGAAGGCTTTTTTTCA is a window encoding:
- a CDS encoding nucleotidyltransferase substrate binding protein; amino-acid sequence: MAKRWDERISDYKNALERLNEAIEESKTINSSTIRDGVIQRFEFTLELSWKVMKYFLNSEGLTEAKAPKSTIRAGFNNEVIKNAKLWIDMIEDRNLTTHTYSQSTSDEIYEKIIHSYYKELKVFYLNMKDKEVE
- a CDS encoding nucleotidyltransferase family protein; protein product: MFGLEKRSEEELRAILILHGVEKAVIFGSRGSKKYKKTSDIDIAVFGDFTSTEINLMRWDIEESRIIYFVDLVHFEKVTDEEFKKSILEGKEFKIY